The proteins below come from a single Sander lucioperca isolate FBNREF2018 chromosome 20, SLUC_FBN_1.2, whole genome shotgun sequence genomic window:
- the grip1 gene encoding glutamate receptor-interacting protein 1 isoform X8, whose amino-acid sequence MERFLALLRLLGRRRRGRRYRADDDYQEGYEDVYYYTSKYNTHLLNEGPYTKHSAGARPPDGALAIRRQSIPDEFRGCSVVELMKKEGTTLGLTVSGGIDKDGKPRVSNLRQGGIAARSDQLNVGDYIRAVNGINLSKFRHDEIISLLKNVGERVVLEVEYELPPVSVQGSGVMFKNVEVTLHKDGNSFGFVIRGGAHEDRNKSRPIVITTIRPGGPADREGTVKPGDRLLSIDGIRLHGSTLSEAMSILKQCGQEATLLLEYDVSVMDSVATASGPLLVEVAKATGSSLGVALSTSMFCSKQVIVIDKVKPASIADRCGALHAGDHILSVDGKSMEFCSLAEATQLLSASCQTVRMEILPQHQARPALNAPQHVKVQRSSRTLPWESGGSAPILPPYHYNTYHPDQSAARSHNRQTNNPPLSHSFSPGSMSAYSLSSLNMSTMPRNMYPTSPRGTLMRRKAKKKDFKSSLSLASSTVGLAGQVVHTETTEVTLLGDGIMGFGLQLQGGVFATETLSSPPLIAYIDPDSPAERCGILQIGDRILSINGVPTEDSTLEETNQLLRDSSITAQLILEIEFDVAESVIPSSGTFHVKLPKKPGVELGITISSPSNRKPGDPLIISDIKKGSVAHRTGTLELGDKLLAIDNIRVENCSMEEAVQILQQCEELVKLKIRKDEDNSDEQEVSGSIIYTVELQRYGGPLGITISGTEEPFDPIIISSLSKGGLAERTGAIHVGDRILAINSSSLKGKPLSEAISLLQQAGETVTLKIKKQGELSSPKSCVIGPGLGLGAGLVHEHQDGVDEPVVMVAPLSNQRAFSTLPSVDSAVESWDGSNMDSSFTSPAPPFQSSPYSFHEWRNAKTPNSQSSSSTRQRANPLSDLGLSDDDWDRPPLGGFTVGHDGTEPDQEENFWSQALEDLETCGQSGILRELEESGKETHLLTLVSSFLSSY is encoded by the exons aTGAGGGGCCGTACACTAAACACTCTGCTGGGGCGAGACCTCCAGATGGGGCGCTGGCCATCAGGAGGCAGAGTATACCAG ACGAGTTTCGGGGCTGCTCGGTGGTGGAGCTGATGAAGAAGGAGGGGACGACGCTCGGACTGACGGTCTCAGGCGGCATCGACAAAGATGGGAAGCCCCGGGTTTCAAACCTGCGACAGGGAGGCATCGCTGCCAG GAGCGACCAGCTGAACGTGGGCGACTACATCCGAGCCGTTAACGGCATCAACCTGTCCAAGTTCAGACACGATGAGATCATCAGTCTGCTGAAGAACGTCGGGGAGCGAGTCGTACTGGAGGTTGAGTACGAACTACCGCCTGTCT CGGTGCAGGGGTCAGGGGTCATGTTCAAGAACGTAGAAGTCACGCTTCACAAAGATGGAAACAGCTTCGGCTTCGTCATCAGAG gtggGGCTCATGAAGACAGGAACAAGTCCCGCCCGATCGTGATAACAACCATCAGGCCAGGCGGTCCGGCTGACAG agaAGGAACTGTCAAGCCTGGAGACAGACTGCTTAGCATCGACGGGATTCGTCTCCATGGCAGCACGCTATCGGAGGCCATGAGCATCCTGAAGCAGTGCGGACAGGAAGccacgctgctgctcgagtacGACGTCTCAGTGATGG ATTCTGTTGCCACGGCGTCGGGGCCGCTGCTGGTGGAGGTTGCCAAGGCGACAGGCTCCAGTCTGGGCGTGGCTCTGTCCACCTCCATGTTCTGCAGCAAGCAGGTCATCGTCATCGATAAGGTCAAACCGGCCAGCATAGCCGACAG gtgcggTGCTCTTCATGCAGGAGATCACATTCTGTCTGTTGATGGGAAGTCGATGGAGTTTTGTTCTCTGGCTGAGGCCACTCAGCTGCTCTCTGCCTCCTGTCAGACCGTCCGCATGGAGATCCTGCCACAACACCAGGCCCGACCGGCCCTGAACGCACCACAGCAcg tcaaGGTGCAGCGTAGTTCCCGCACCCTCCCCTGGGAGAGCGGAGGCTCCgcccccatcctccccccctACCACTACAACACgtaccaccccgaccaatcagctgccagaTCGCACAACCGCCAAACAAACAACCCTC ctctgAGCCACTCGTTCTCTCCCGGCTCCATGTCGGCCTACAGTCTCTCGTCCCTCAACATGAGCACCATGCCCAGGAACATGTATCCCACGAGTCCACGGGGCACGCTGATGAGGAGGAAGGCCAAGAAGAAGGATTTCAAGAGTTCCT tgtctCTTGCGTCCAGCACCGTGGGTCTCGCCGGCCAGGTCGTTCACACGGAAACCACGGAGGTGACGTTGCTAGGCGATGGCATTATGGGGTTCGGCCTGCAGCTGCAGGGCGGAGTCTTCGCCACGGAAACGCTCTCCTCGCCGCCGCTCATCGCTTACATCGACCCTGACAGCCCGGCGGAAAG gtgtggtATCCTGCAGATTGGTGACAGGATTTTGTCCATTAACGGAGTTCCTACTGAAGACTCGACTCTGGAAGAAACCAATCAGCTGCTCAGAGACTCGTCCATCACCGCTCAGCTCATACTGGAGATCGAGTTCGACGTGGCCG AGTCGGTCATTCCCAGTTCAGGAACGTTTCATGTGAAGCTCCCGAAGAAACCGGGGGTGGAGCTGGGAATCACCATCAGCT ctccGTCCAACAGGAAACCAGGTGATCCTCTGATCATCTCTGACATCAAGAAAGGCAGCGTcgcacacag gacGGGAACGTTGGAGCTCGGAGACAAGCTGCTGGCCATCGATAACATCCGGGTGGAGAACTGCTCCATGGAGGAAGCTGTTCAGATCCTCCAACAGTGTGAGGAGCTCGTCAAACTGAAGATCCGAAAAGACGAAGACAACTCGG ATGAACAAGAAGTGTCTGGCAGCATCATCTACACGGTGGAGCTGCAGAGGTACGGAGGCCCGCTGGGAATCACCATCTCTGGCACCGAGGAGCCCTTTGACCCCATCATCATCTCCTCACTGAGCAAGGGAGGGCTGGCCGAGAG gaCCGGTGCGATCCATGTAGGCGATCGTATTCTGGCGATCAACAGCAGCAGTCTGAAAGGGAAACCTCTGAGCGAAGCCATCAGTCTGCTGCAACAAGCAGGAGAGACGGTCACACTGAAGATCAAGAAGCAGGGAGAGT TGTCAAGCCCAAAGTCGTGTGTGATTGGTCCAGGCCTGGGGCTGGGGGCGGGGCTTGTCCACGAGCACCAGGACGGGGTGGATGAGCCTGTTGTCATGGTCGCGCCTCTGTCAAACCAGCGAGCGTTCAGCACGCTGCCATCTGTCGACAGCGCTGTGGAGTCCTGGGACGGATCCAACATGGACAGCAGCTTTACCTCCCCAG CTCCACCCTTTCAGTCGTCTCCGTACAGTTTCCACGAGTGGCGCAACGCCAAGACACCCAACAGCCAATCATCATCCTCCACTCGCCAGAGAGCCAATCCGCTGTCAGATCTCGGCCTGAGCGACGACGACTGGGACCGCCCGCCGCTTGgagg GTTCACTGTGGGGCATGATGGGACAGAACCGGACCAGGAGGAGAACTTCTGGTCTCAGGCTCTGGAGGATCTGGAGACCTGTGGCCAGAGCGGCATCCTCAGAGAGCTGGAG
- the grip1 gene encoding glutamate receptor-interacting protein 1 isoform X7, giving the protein MERFLALLRLLGRRRRGRRYRADDDYQEGYEDVYYYTSKYNTHLLNEGPYTKHSAGARPPDGALAIRRQSIPDEFRGCSVVELMKKEGTTLGLTVSGGIDKDGKPRVSNLRQGGIAARSDQLNVGDYIRAVNGINLSKFRHDEIISLLKNVGERVVLEVEYELPPVSVQGSGVMFKNVEVTLHKDGNSFGFVIRGGAHEDRNKSRPIVITTIRPGGPADREGTVKPGDRLLSIDGIRLHGSTLSEAMSILKQCGQEATLLLEYDVSVMDSVATASGPLLVEVAKATGSSLGVALSTSMFCSKQVIVIDKVKPASIADRCGALHAGDHILSVDGKSMEFCSLAEATQLLSASCQTVRMEILPQHQARPALNAPQHVKVQRSSRTLPWESGGSAPILPPYHYNTYHPDQSAARSHNRQTNNPPLSHSFSPGSMSAYSLSSLNMSTMPRNMYPTSPRGTLMRRKAKKKDFKSSLSLASSTVGLAGQVVHTETTEVTLLGDGIMGFGLQLQGGVFATETLSSPPLIAYIDPDSPAERCGILQIGDRILSINGVPTEDSTLEETNQLLRDSSITAQLILEIEFDVAESVIPSSGTFHVKLPKKPGVELGITISSPSNRKPGDPLIISDIKKGSVAHRTGTLELGDKLLAIDNIRVENCSMEEAVQILQQCEELVKLKIRKDEDNSDEQEVSGSIIYTVELQRYGGPLGITISGTEEPFDPIIISSLSKGGLAERTGAIHVGDRILAINSSSLKGKPLSEAISLLQQAGETVTLKIKKQGELSSPKSCVIGPGLGLGAGLVHEHQDGVDEPVVMVAPLSNQRAFSTLPSVDSAVESWDGSNMDSSFTSPAPPFQSSPYSFHEWRNAKTPNSQSSSSTRQRANPLSDLGLSDDDWDRPPLGGACSLPSGLINDSRFTVGHDGTEPDQEENFWSQALEDLETCGQSGILRELEESGKETHLLTLVSSFLSSY; this is encoded by the exons aTGAGGGGCCGTACACTAAACACTCTGCTGGGGCGAGACCTCCAGATGGGGCGCTGGCCATCAGGAGGCAGAGTATACCAG ACGAGTTTCGGGGCTGCTCGGTGGTGGAGCTGATGAAGAAGGAGGGGACGACGCTCGGACTGACGGTCTCAGGCGGCATCGACAAAGATGGGAAGCCCCGGGTTTCAAACCTGCGACAGGGAGGCATCGCTGCCAG GAGCGACCAGCTGAACGTGGGCGACTACATCCGAGCCGTTAACGGCATCAACCTGTCCAAGTTCAGACACGATGAGATCATCAGTCTGCTGAAGAACGTCGGGGAGCGAGTCGTACTGGAGGTTGAGTACGAACTACCGCCTGTCT CGGTGCAGGGGTCAGGGGTCATGTTCAAGAACGTAGAAGTCACGCTTCACAAAGATGGAAACAGCTTCGGCTTCGTCATCAGAG gtggGGCTCATGAAGACAGGAACAAGTCCCGCCCGATCGTGATAACAACCATCAGGCCAGGCGGTCCGGCTGACAG agaAGGAACTGTCAAGCCTGGAGACAGACTGCTTAGCATCGACGGGATTCGTCTCCATGGCAGCACGCTATCGGAGGCCATGAGCATCCTGAAGCAGTGCGGACAGGAAGccacgctgctgctcgagtacGACGTCTCAGTGATGG ATTCTGTTGCCACGGCGTCGGGGCCGCTGCTGGTGGAGGTTGCCAAGGCGACAGGCTCCAGTCTGGGCGTGGCTCTGTCCACCTCCATGTTCTGCAGCAAGCAGGTCATCGTCATCGATAAGGTCAAACCGGCCAGCATAGCCGACAG gtgcggTGCTCTTCATGCAGGAGATCACATTCTGTCTGTTGATGGGAAGTCGATGGAGTTTTGTTCTCTGGCTGAGGCCACTCAGCTGCTCTCTGCCTCCTGTCAGACCGTCCGCATGGAGATCCTGCCACAACACCAGGCCCGACCGGCCCTGAACGCACCACAGCAcg tcaaGGTGCAGCGTAGTTCCCGCACCCTCCCCTGGGAGAGCGGAGGCTCCgcccccatcctccccccctACCACTACAACACgtaccaccccgaccaatcagctgccagaTCGCACAACCGCCAAACAAACAACCCTC ctctgAGCCACTCGTTCTCTCCCGGCTCCATGTCGGCCTACAGTCTCTCGTCCCTCAACATGAGCACCATGCCCAGGAACATGTATCCCACGAGTCCACGGGGCACGCTGATGAGGAGGAAGGCCAAGAAGAAGGATTTCAAGAGTTCCT tgtctCTTGCGTCCAGCACCGTGGGTCTCGCCGGCCAGGTCGTTCACACGGAAACCACGGAGGTGACGTTGCTAGGCGATGGCATTATGGGGTTCGGCCTGCAGCTGCAGGGCGGAGTCTTCGCCACGGAAACGCTCTCCTCGCCGCCGCTCATCGCTTACATCGACCCTGACAGCCCGGCGGAAAG gtgtggtATCCTGCAGATTGGTGACAGGATTTTGTCCATTAACGGAGTTCCTACTGAAGACTCGACTCTGGAAGAAACCAATCAGCTGCTCAGAGACTCGTCCATCACCGCTCAGCTCATACTGGAGATCGAGTTCGACGTGGCCG AGTCGGTCATTCCCAGTTCAGGAACGTTTCATGTGAAGCTCCCGAAGAAACCGGGGGTGGAGCTGGGAATCACCATCAGCT ctccGTCCAACAGGAAACCAGGTGATCCTCTGATCATCTCTGACATCAAGAAAGGCAGCGTcgcacacag gacGGGAACGTTGGAGCTCGGAGACAAGCTGCTGGCCATCGATAACATCCGGGTGGAGAACTGCTCCATGGAGGAAGCTGTTCAGATCCTCCAACAGTGTGAGGAGCTCGTCAAACTGAAGATCCGAAAAGACGAAGACAACTCGG ATGAACAAGAAGTGTCTGGCAGCATCATCTACACGGTGGAGCTGCAGAGGTACGGAGGCCCGCTGGGAATCACCATCTCTGGCACCGAGGAGCCCTTTGACCCCATCATCATCTCCTCACTGAGCAAGGGAGGGCTGGCCGAGAG gaCCGGTGCGATCCATGTAGGCGATCGTATTCTGGCGATCAACAGCAGCAGTCTGAAAGGGAAACCTCTGAGCGAAGCCATCAGTCTGCTGCAACAAGCAGGAGAGACGGTCACACTGAAGATCAAGAAGCAGGGAGAGT TGTCAAGCCCAAAGTCGTGTGTGATTGGTCCAGGCCTGGGGCTGGGGGCGGGGCTTGTCCACGAGCACCAGGACGGGGTGGATGAGCCTGTTGTCATGGTCGCGCCTCTGTCAAACCAGCGAGCGTTCAGCACGCTGCCATCTGTCGACAGCGCTGTGGAGTCCTGGGACGGATCCAACATGGACAGCAGCTTTACCTCCCCAG CTCCACCCTTTCAGTCGTCTCCGTACAGTTTCCACGAGTGGCGCAACGCCAAGACACCCAACAGCCAATCATCATCCTCCACTCGCCAGAGAGCCAATCCGCTGTCAGATCTCGGCCTGAGCGACGACGACTGGGACCGCCCGCCGCTTGgagg AGCCTGTAGTCTGCCCAGCGGTCTAATCAATGACAGCAG GTTCACTGTGGGGCATGATGGGACAGAACCGGACCAGGAGGAGAACTTCTGGTCTCAGGCTCTGGAGGATCTGGAGACCTGTGGCCAGAGCGGCATCCTCAGAGAGCTGGAG